The Toxorhynchites rutilus septentrionalis strain SRP chromosome 3, ASM2978413v1, whole genome shotgun sequence genome includes a region encoding these proteins:
- the LOC129773101 gene encoding uncharacterized protein LOC129773101 — translation MSAKPEKQLAERLVQRKGLIAIRNALDTFVREYKHERDACELSVRLESLDRLYVNFMECQDIIEKYDKPESLDEHIEERVDFEQRFCKTKGFLLAKRTGDLNETLNNSLQGPQQFASNFHLRLPQIDLPKFNGDFSRWISFRDTFSSMVHANADIPTVAKLQYLIQSLEGDAKKPFESVDIEADNYAVTWDALLKRYDNSRFLKKQLFRALYDLPAVKQECAKRIHTLVDDYQRHVRTLSKLGEPVNHWDTPLINLLSYKLDQATLRSWEEKTSQKENVRYDELIEFLYQRVRVINSVGSDSHHSASLKVAGNQQKYFKQKVSANTASTSTPSYSCPLSCSDNHSLRSCPIFLGKNINQRRELVSLKRLCWNCLSLGHQSKKCNSKFTCRTCHEKHHSLLHDPTPLRVSSKSANQINSSVSSTMSSNSAVPTASLVQQPLPSTSQIVESSGSRQVSMAVQTACTMTLLETVVLNIVDDYGNKHKARVLLDSASMSNFISKPLAKKLYSRRTSVDVSVAGIGSSTKTINSAITATIESEDQVCSMKLQFLVLKQPSVELPTIPIDISAWKMPNVMLADPLFNVPGSVDMVIGSESYWELHTGRKIYLGENLPWVVETSFGWAVTGPASRTATCIPRFCFLSTADDRLEATLRKFWEMETIPSAPVHSTEESRCEELYAATTTRDSSGRYIVRLPRVEDPSVILGESKSIADRRFLSLERRLERDPATKDSYHRFMEEYLLLGHMQKVKEPVNDRIQHCYIPHHVVFKESRTSTKIRVVFNASCKTSSGYSLNDTLLVGPVVQQDLYSIYLRFRTRIVAIVADVEKMYRQVLHHSADLPFLRIRYRRNHTDPILTYELQTVTYGTASAPYLATKTLQQIAKDHEHLYPTAVEAVIEDFYVDDLLSGASNVESAITLRKEITTMLNSAGFTLKKWASNVQVVLEDVPPEDRAVQPIHDLQNEQTISTLGLLWEPIADSLRFKVELPLPAAILTKRKVMSYIAQIFDPLGLLGPTTTKAKLFMQRLWTLKRDGITCEWDSPLSEKLQAEWKLFHTTLRVLADIRIPRLALASGVSNIQLHFFADASSSAYGTCCYVRTESQRGITVLLLTSKSKVAPLSTHHSIARLELCTAHLATQLYKKVEASLKISVTPFFWSDSSTVLQWLRSSPTRWKTFVANRVSKIQTTTDILHWRHIAGYENPADDISRGLNPTDIVHRSRWWFGPPWLSQTSDQWPTTIIDQQYSTAASEEGRKTTIVTMTAAQTDFSENLFARYSMYGKLRRVVAFCIRYLQYLKDRSKQRKSDPLFTELIVLQGDNISSIPRLSTKELQHAEQSLCCLSQRQIFTEELNDLANGERVSKSSSLKWLNPFVDQYGILRVGGRIGNSALSDAIKHPIVLSSKHPLSALLASSYHLKLLHAGPQLLLATLRQKFWILGGRNLVKAVFHRCHTCFRSKPTLVQQSTADLPVSRVSPTRPFSVCGVDYCGPFYVKSAVRNRGPTKVYVAIFVCFSTKAVHIELVSDLSTPAFLAALRRLVARRGKVVELHSDNATAFKGASHALNRIYRMLKVEAVDRDQIFDWCSENEIVWKFIPPRAPHFGGLWEAAVKSAKTHLLKTVGNVNLAYEDLLTLLAQVEMCLNSRPLTPIPEDPSDLEVLTPGHFLVGSSLQAVPDPNWKDTADNRLDHWDLTQKRLQEIWSRWYPEYLQQLQSRATKGCNPPVTVEVGAVVIIKEDNVPPANWPLGKVVKLHPGKDGIVRVVTLRTASATEVIRPVARIALLPSAKSTSTA, via the coding sequence ATGTCCGCAAAACCAGAGAAGCAGTTAGCTGAGCGATTAGTCCAGCGTAAGGGACTTATTGCGATTCGCAATGCGTTGGACACATTTGTACGCGAATATAAGCACGAGCGCGATGCTTGTGAGCTGAGTGTACGGTTGGAATCCCTAGATCGGTTGTATGTCAATTTCATGGAGTGTCAGGATATCATCGAAAAATATGACAAACCGGAGTCACTTGATGAGCACATTGAGGAACGAGTGGACTTCGAACAACGGTTCTGTAAAACGAAGGGGTTTCTTCTTGCAAAGCGCACAGGGGATCTGAACGAAACTTTGAACAATTCGTTGCAGGGTCCACAACAATTCGCGTCAAATTTTCATCTCCGTCTACCACAAATAGATTTACCAAAATTCAACGGTGACTTCTCTCGTTGGATTTCATTCCGGGACACATTTTCGTCAATGGTTCATGCAAATGCTGACATTCCCACCGTTGCAAAATTGCAGTATCTTATTCAATCACTCGAAGGGGATGCCAAGAAACCATTTGAATCGGTGGACATCGAAGCCGACAACTACGCAGTTACATGGGATGCACTTCTAAAGAGGTACGACAATTCACGGTTCCTAAAGAAGCAGCTCTTTCGCGCATTATACGACTTACCAGCAGTCAAGCAGGAGTGTGCGAAACGCATTCACACTTTGGTCGACGATTATCAACGTCATGTTCGCACCCTATCTAAACTGGGTGAACCCGTGAATCATTGGGACACGCCGCTCATCAATTTGCTTTCGTACAAGCTGGACCAAGCAACGCTAAGATCGTGGGAGGAGAAAACGAGTCAAAAGGAAAATGTTAGGTACGATGAACTGATCGAGTTTCTATATCAACGGGTTCGTGTTATCAATTCCGTTGGTTCAGATAGCCATCATTCAGCCTCATTGAAGGTGGCCGGCAATCAACAGAAGTACTTCAAGCAGAAAGTGTCTGCTAACACAGCATCAACATCAACTCCGAGTTACTCCTGTCCGCTTTCATGTTCGGACAATCATTCGTTGCGTTCCTGTCCGATATTCCTGGGAAAGAACATAAACCAGCGTCGAGAACTGGTCTCGCTGAAACGGTTATGTTGGAACTGTCTCAGTTTGGGTCACCAGTCCAAGAAATGTAATTCGAAATTCACTTGTCGTACATGCCACGAGAAGCATCATTCGCTCTTGCACGATCCTACTCCATTAAGGGTTTCATCCAAATCAGCCAACCAAATAAATTCATCTGTGTCATCTACTATGTCATCGAATTCCGCTGTCCCTACAGCATCTCTGGTTCAACAGCCGCTTCCCTCTACGTCACAAATCGTAGAATCCTCTGGTTCCCGCCAAGTCAGCATGGCAGTTCAAACTGCATGCACCATGACACTGTTGGAAACGGTTGTCCTCAATATCGTCGACGATTATGGCAATAAACACAAAGCTCGAGTTCTCCTGGATTCGGCATCGATGTCGAACTTCATATCGAAACCGCTGGCGAAGAAACTCTACAGTCGCCGAACTTCGGTGGACGTGTCTGTCGCAGGCATCGGATCGTCCACGAAGACAATCAACAGTGCAATTACTGCAACCATCGAGTCAGAAGATCAAGTATGCTCGATGAAACTACAATTTCTGGTCCTGAAGCAGCCCTCAGTCGAGCTGCCAACTATTCCGATTGACATTTCGGCATGGAAGATGCCGAATGTGATGCTAGCAGATCCTTTATTCAATGTTCCTGGAAGTGTCGATATGGTCATCGGCAGCGAAAGCTACTGGGAACTCCACACGGGTAGGAAGATATATCTTGGCGAAAATCTTCCTTGGGTAGTCGAAACATCTTTTGGTTGGGCGGTCACTGGTCCCGCATCTCGCACGGCTACCTGCATTCCACGGTTCTGTTTTCTTTCCACGGCAGATGATCGACTAGAGGCTACATTAAGAAAATTCTGGGAAATGGAAACAATTCCATCAGCTCCGGTTCATTCCACCGAAGAAAGTCGTTGCGAAGAGCTGTATGCTGCAACGACAACGCGCGATTCGTCTGGGAGATACATCGTGCGTCTACCGAGAGTTGAAGATCCTTCAGTCATCCTTGGCGAATCAAAATCAATCGCTGACAGACGCTTCCTGAGCCTGGAACGTCGACTCGAACGAGATCCTGCAACCAAGGACTCATATCACCGTTTTATGGAGGAGTATTTGTTGCTTGGACATATGCAGAAGGTGAAAGAGCCTGTAAATGATCGTATACAGCATTGCTACATTCCTCATCACGTCGTATTCAAGGAATCCCGCACATCCACTAAAATCAGGGTAGTCTTCAACGCATCATGCAAGACTTCGTCAGGCTATTCCTTGAATGACACGCTGCTTGTTGGGCCTGTGGTTCAACAAGACCTATATTCGATATACCTAAGGTTCCGGACAAGAATTGTCGCCATCGTAGCAGATGTCGAAAAAATGTATCGGCAAGTATTGCATCATTCTGCCGATTTACCGTTCCTTCGCATACGGTATCGTAGGAATCACACCGATCCGATTCTCACCTACGAACTACAGACCGTCACCTACGGAACAGCAAGTGCTCCATACTTGGCAACGAAGACACTTcagcagatcgcgaaagatcacGAGCATTTATATCCGACTGCTGTCGAAGCTGTTATTGAAGATTTCTACGTCGACGATCTACTGTCAGGAGCATCGAACGTAGAATCTGCCATCACCCTGCGAAAAGAAATCACCACTATGCTTAACTCCGCTGGATTCACGCTCAAGAAGTGGGCATCAAACGTCCAGGTGGTCCTAGAGGATGTCCCACCGGAAGATCGAGCCGTTCAGCCTATCCACGATTTGCAGAATGAGCAGACAATTTCCACACTCGGCCTGCTTTGGGAACCAATCGCCGATTCGCTTCGATTCAAGGTCGAATTGCCTCTCCCTGCTGCCATTCTCACCAAGCGAAAAGTGATGTCATACATCGCTCAAATATTCGACCCATTGGGACTGTTGGGTCCAACGACAACCAAAGCGAAGCTTTTCATGCAACGGTTGTGGACATTGAAGCGCGATGGTATTACTTGTGAATGGGACTCACCTCTATCAGAGAAACTTCAAGCCGAGTGGAAGCTCTTCCACACTACTCTTCGCGTTCTCGCCGATATCCGTATTCCTCGGTTGGCGCTGGCTTCTGGAGTCAGCAATATTCAGCTGCATTTCTTTGCCGATGCTTCGTCAAGTGCCTACGGCACATGCTGCTACGTTCGCACGGAATCGCAGAGAGGGATTACAGTACTTTTGTTGACATCGAAGTCAAAAGTAGCTCCATTGTCCACTCACCACTCCATCGCCAGACTTGAGCTCTGCACCGCTCACTTAGCCACACAACTCTACAAAAAGGTAGAAGCGTCTTTGAAAATATCAGTCACTCCATTCTTCTGGTCGGATTCCAGTACTGTGCTTCAGTGGTTACGTTCATCTCCAACTCGTTGGAAGACATTCGTCGCTAACCGAGTGTCAAAAATCCAGACCACTACGGATATTCTTCACTGGAGACACATCGCAGGCTATGAGAACCCTGCCGATGACATCTCTCGGGGTCTGAACCCAACAGACATTGTCCATCGTTCCCGCTGGTGGTTTGGCCCGCCATGGTTATCGCAAACATCTGATCAGTGGCCCACGACCATAATCGACCAGCAGTACTCCACCGCAGCGTCCGAGGAAGGGCGCAAAACTACAATTGTCACCATGACTGCAGCACAAACTGATTTCAGCGAAAATTTGTTCGCACGCTATTCCATGTACGGGAAACTACGCCGAGTCGTAGCGTTTTGTATACGCTACCTACAATACTTGAAGGATCGTTCCAAACAACGCAAATCCGATCCTCTGTTCACCGAACTTATCGTTCTTCAAGGAGATAATATCTCATCCATACCACGACTTTCCACCAAGGAGCTTCAACACGCCGAACAATCACTGTGCTGCCTGTCTCAGCGCCAGATTTTCACTGAGGAGCTCAACGATCTAGCAAACGGCGAACGTGTTTCAAAATCATCGTCGCTCAAATGGCTGAATCCGTTCGTTGATCAATATGGAATCCTTCGCGTCGGTGGTCGCATTGGTAACTCCGCATTGTCCGATGCAATTAAACACCCGATCGTACTGTCCTCTAAACACCCGCTGTCTGCTCTGTTGGCTAGCAGTTACCACTTAAAGCTACTGCACGCAGGTCCGCAACTCCTGCTAGCCACACTCCGCCAGAAATTTTGGATTCTGGGCGGCAGAAATCTAGTAAAAGCCGTCTTCCACCGATGCCACACTTGTTTCCGTTCCAAGCCCACTCTAGTCCAGCAGAGCACAGCCGATCTCCCGGTATCGCGAGTTTCGCCAACGCGTCCTTTTTCCGTGTGCGGTGTCGACTACTGTGGGCCTTTCTACGTCAAGTCAGCAGTTCGAAATCGTGGTCCTACAAAAGTCTACGTGGCCATATTCGTCTGCTTTTCAACCAAGGCTGTCCACATCGAGCTAGTGAGCGATTTGTCGACTCCAGCGTTCCTAGCTGCGCTCCGTCGTCTAGTCGCTCGCCGGGGGAAAGTTGTCGAGCTCCATTCCGACAACGCAACTGCATTCAAAGGAGCTTCTCATGCCTTGAACAGGATTTACCGTATGCTGAAGGTGGAAGCTGTTGACCGTGATCAAATTTTCGATTGGTGCTCCGAAAATGAGATCGTTTGGAAGTTTATTCCGCCCCGAGCACCACACTTCGGTGGTCTCTGGGAGGCTGCCGTCAAATCGGCGAAGACGCACCTTCTAAAGACCGTGGGAAACGTCAATCTCGCTTACGAAGACCTGTTGACATTGTTGGCACAAGTCGAGATGTGCCTCAATTCTCGCCCGCTTACTCCGATACCCGAGGACCCATCCGACCTAGAAGTCCTGACGCCAGGACATTTCCTTGTTGGCAGCAGTCTACAAGCAGTTCCTGATCCGAACTGGAAGGACACTGCCGATAATCGCTTGGATCATTGGGATCTGACCCAGAAACGTCTGCAGGAGATCTGGTCCCGCTGGTACCCAGAGTACCTACAACAGCTTCAATCTCGTGCAACAAAGGGTTGCAATCCTCCAGTCACCGTCGAAGTCGGTGCCGTCGTCATCATCAAAGAGGACAACGTTCCGCCAGCAAATTGGCCGCTGGGGAAAGTCGTCAAGCTTCATCCAGGAAAAGATGGCATCGTTCGAGTGGTGACACTCCGCACAGCATCAGCTACAGAGGTCATCCGTCCCGTAGCACGCATTGCTCTACTTCCATCAGCGAAATCAACCTCAACCGCTTAA
- the LOC129777758 gene encoding trans-1,2-dihydrobenzene-1,2-diol dehydrogenase-like — protein sequence MKPLRWGIVSAGNISHDFTNALATLPKEDHQVVAISARKLADASNFAKLHGIGKFYEGYESLAKDADVDVVYIGSINPTHYDIGIMMLDHGKHVLCEKPLCMNESQSKRLLAHAKEKKLFIMEGIWSRFFPAYALLKERIDAGALGEIKEVDVEFGFYMSDVDRLRSKELGGGTVLDLGVYTIQAALWAFKAPPEKIVAIGELNEEGVDMQVIAELHFPGGGIARMKTSALEKLDNQAIIQGTKGTITLNDFWCSTSLTDVDGSLKNFPLETGPHCFNFPNSGGLRYEAEHTRQCLITGKIESDIVPHSESLLIAQIQDEMRKLIGVRFPEDGCK from the exons ATGAAGCCGCTTCGTTGGGGAATTGTTAGTGCCGGAAATATTTCGCACGATTTCACCAATGCCTTGGCCACCCTGCCCAAGGAGGATCATCAGGTGGTTGCCATCAGTGCCCGCAAGTTGGCGGATGCGAGCAACTTTGCCAAGCTACACGGAATTGGAAAGTTTTACGAAGGTTACGAAAGCTTGGCTAAAGATGCGGATGTTG ATGTTGTCTACATTGGATCCATCAACCCAACGCATTATGACATTGGGATTATGATGCTGGACCACGGCAAGCATGTGCTTTGTGAGAAGCCGCTCTGTATGAACGAAAGCCAATCGAAGCGTTTGCTTGCTCATGCGAAGGAgaaaaaacttttcattatgGAGGGAATCTGGTCCAGATTCTTTCCAGCTTATGCTTTGCTGAAGGAACGTATCGATGCGGGAGCGTTGGGCGAGATCAAAGAGGTTGACGTAGAATTCGGGTTCTATATGTCGGACGTCGATCGTTTGCGATCCAAAGAGCTTGGTGGTGGAACAGTACTTGATTTGGGCGTTTACACAATTCAGGCTGCGCTGTGGGCGTTCAAAGCTCCCCCAGAGAAGATAGTCGCAATTGGAGAGCTCAACGAGGAAGGTGTCGATATGCAAGTAATAGCTGAACTGCATTTTCCCGGAGGTGGAATTGCGAGAATGAAAACGAGTGCCTTGGAGAAATTGGATAATCAGGCAATTATACAGGGTACGAAAGGGACGATTACG CTTAATGATTTCTGGTGTTCTACATCATTAACAGATGTTGACGGTTCCCTGAAAAATTTTCCTCTCGAAACTGGACCTCACTgcttcaattttccgaatagtGGAGGACTCCGTTACGAAGCAGAGCACACACGACAGTGTTTAATTACGGGAAAGATAGAGTCCGATATCGTTCCACATAGTGAAAGTTTGCTGATTGCGCAAATTCAAGATGAGATGAGAAAACTAATCGGTGTTCGGTTCCCAGAAGATGGATGTAAGTAA